The Paenibacillus tianjinensis genome has a window encoding:
- a CDS encoding DUF5665 domain-containing protein — MTQEEKLNAVYRLTTGLAQQMEKSRIADYTELLHSPFRLIWLNVMAGTARGVGIALGFTFFAATIIYVLQVLGALNLPIIGDYIADIVRIVQHQLELKTF, encoded by the coding sequence ATTACGCAGGAAGAAAAGCTGAATGCCGTCTACCGGCTGACTACCGGACTGGCCCAGCAGATGGAGAAGTCGCGGATCGCAGACTATACGGAGCTGCTGCACTCCCCTTTTCGCTTAATCTGGCTCAATGTTATGGCGGGGACGGCCCGCGGGGTGGGGATCGCGCTGGGCTTTACTTTTTTTGCCGCGACCATTATTTATGTCCTGCAGGTGCTTGGCGCGCTCAATCTGCCGATCATCGGGGATTATATTGCTGACATAGTCCGGATCGTCCAGCATCAGCTGGAGCTGAAGACCTTTTAA
- the lspA gene encoding signal peptidase II, with amino-acid sequence MVYFLIALIVFLIDQGTKYIIATRLEIAEQIPVIKDFFIITSHRNRGAAFGILEGQQWFFILITVIVVVGIVWYLNKARKTRKLLPTALALVLGGAVGNFLDRLLNGEVVDFLMFNFGSYTFPIFNVADSCIVIGVALIILDTLRDMKGGEDITEVKESKEVREGNE; translated from the coding sequence GTGGTGTACTTTCTGATTGCGCTTATTGTATTTTTGATTGACCAGGGTACCAAATATATCATTGCTACCCGGCTGGAGATCGCTGAGCAGATTCCGGTTATTAAGGATTTCTTTATTATTACCTCTCACCGCAATCGTGGAGCCGCTTTCGGAATTCTTGAAGGACAGCAATGGTTCTTCATTTTGATTACGGTTATCGTTGTTGTCGGTATCGTCTGGTACCTGAACAAAGCCCGGAAGACCCGCAAACTGCTGCCTACTGCGCTGGCACTTGTGCTTGGCGGAGCGGTCGGCAACTTTTTGGACCGTTTACTGAACGGCGAAGTTGTAGACTTCCTGATGTTCAATTTCGGCAGCTATACGTTCCCGATTTTCAATGTGGCCGACTCCTGCATCGTCATTGGGGTAGCGCTGATTATTCTCGATACGCTGCGTGACATGAAGGGCGGAGAAGATATTACCGAAGTCAAGGAATCCAAGGAAGTCAGAGAAGGGAATGAATGA
- a CDS encoding YlmC/YmxH family sporulation protein: protein MKISDFQTKDVINIVDGKRLGQISDLELDLRRGVIDAIIVPGFTRFMGLFGGGADLIIPWRNIVKIGADVVLVKIEESRLPQGQEERETVYLERGDRNERRTY, encoded by the coding sequence ATGAAGATTTCCGATTTTCAGACTAAGGATGTCATTAATATCGTGGATGGAAAACGGCTGGGACAGATCAGCGATCTGGAGCTAGACCTGCGCCGTGGCGTGATCGATGCTATCATCGTTCCCGGTTTCACCCGCTTTATGGGACTTTTCGGAGGCGGCGCCGACCTGATAATTCCCTGGCGGAATATTGTTAAGATTGGCGCGGATGTCGTGCTCGTTAAGATTGAGGAATCCAGACTGCCGCAAGGACAGGAAGAACGGGAAACGGTGTATCTGGAACGGGGAGACCGCAATGAACGGCGCACTTATTAA
- a CDS encoding YlmH family RNA-binding protein, whose amino-acid sequence MKNEIYGHFHPDERQFVDKAWEWVTHAGEYHETKLTEFLDPRQGYILQSLVNRHPDVEVRWEGGTESAERKRALVAPDYRDLSDEDMELKVLAISSGEQKFLSLEHGDYMGAILGLGVKRGKIGDIHVLEDGCHVVVAADIADYLAMNLTGVHRINVSTEILPLSGLRSSEVKLETMELTVASLRLDGIASDVTRLSRSKILIPIKAGRVRVNWKVEEDPSCGLKDGDMVSIQGFGRFKVLEIGSLTKKGRYRVRIGKFV is encoded by the coding sequence ATGAAGAATGAAATTTACGGGCATTTTCATCCTGACGAACGGCAATTTGTGGACAAGGCCTGGGAATGGGTTACCCATGCAGGAGAATATCACGAGACGAAGCTGACCGAATTTCTTGATCCGCGCCAGGGATATATTCTGCAGAGTCTTGTAAACCGCCATCCCGATGTTGAAGTAAGATGGGAGGGCGGTACTGAAAGTGCTGAGCGGAAACGTGCACTGGTGGCTCCCGATTACCGGGATCTATCAGACGAAGATATGGAGCTTAAGGTGCTCGCAATTTCCTCCGGGGAGCAGAAATTCCTCTCTCTGGAGCATGGCGATTATATGGGCGCTATCCTTGGATTAGGGGTCAAAAGAGGGAAAATTGGCGATATTCATGTGCTTGAGGATGGTTGTCATGTGGTCGTAGCGGCAGATATCGCAGATTATCTGGCGATGAATCTGACGGGAGTGCACCGGATTAATGTCAGTACGGAGATTTTGCCGTTATCCGGTTTACGCAGCAGTGAGGTGAAGCTTGAGACGATGGAATTAACGGTGGCTTCCCTGCGGCTTGATGGTATTGCTTCAGATGTTACTCGGCTCAGTCGGAGCAAAATATTGATCCCGATCAAAGCCGGGCGCGTCCGGGTGAACTGGAAAGTAGAGGAGGATCCTTCCTGCGGACTCAAGGATGGGGATATGGTCTCCATTCAGGGTTTTGGCCGGTTCAAGGTTCTGGAGATTGGCAGCCTGACCAAAAAAGGCCGGTACCGGGTCCGGATCGGTAAATTTGTGTAA
- a CDS encoding RluA family pseudouridine synthase: MNDLNKDVKEMAAGAASEEDKDVTEWTVIAENAKERIDKYITESWEEDISRSQVQLWISNGHVTVNGAPVKANYKLTEGDVVAVTVPEPEVTDLVAEDIPLDVVYEDSDVIVVNKPRGMVVHPAAGHPSGTLVNALMHHCKDLSGINGEIRPGIVHRIDKDTSGLIMAAKNDASHASLAAQLKEHSVTRRYIAVVHGNLSHDKGTVDAPIGRDPHDRKLYTVTEKNSKRSVTHFTVLERFGDCTLLELQLETGRTHQIRVHMKFIGHPLVGDPVYGRSKGITMAGQALHAAVLGFVHPSTGQYMEYSRPIPADMEEVLFTLRSR; encoded by the coding sequence ATGAATGATTTGAATAAGGACGTCAAAGAGATGGCGGCTGGGGCCGCCTCCGAAGAAGATAAGGACGTCACCGAATGGACGGTTATTGCAGAAAATGCCAAGGAACGGATCGATAAATATATCACCGAGTCCTGGGAAGAAGATATTTCCCGTTCTCAGGTACAACTGTGGATCAGCAATGGACATGTTACGGTAAACGGTGCTCCTGTAAAAGCGAATTATAAGCTGACTGAAGGCGATGTTGTGGCGGTTACCGTTCCAGAGCCGGAAGTGACCGATCTGGTGGCGGAGGATATTCCGCTTGATGTGGTATACGAGGACAGCGATGTCATTGTGGTCAACAAGCCGCGCGGCATGGTTGTCCATCCGGCAGCAGGGCACCCTTCGGGTACCCTGGTCAATGCGCTGATGCATCACTGCAAGGATCTGTCCGGCATTAACGGCGAGATCCGTCCGGGTATTGTGCACCGCATCGACAAGGACACTTCAGGTCTGATTATGGCAGCCAAAAATGATGCCAGTCATGCCTCGCTTGCCGCCCAGCTCAAAGAGCACAGCGTTACACGCCGTTATATCGCTGTAGTGCACGGCAACCTGTCGCATGACAAGGGAACTGTGGATGCGCCGATCGGCCGCGATCCCCATGACCGTAAGTTGTATACGGTAACCGAGAAGAACAGCAAGCGGTCAGTGACGCATTTTACCGTGCTGGAGCGCTTTGGGGACTGTACCCTGCTGGAGCTGCAGCTGGAGACGGGGCGTACGCACCAGATCCGCGTGCATATGAAGTTTATCGGTCATCCGCTGGTCGGGGATCCGGTATACGGGCGCAGTAAAGGGATCACCATGGCTGGACAGGCTCTGCATGCCGCTGTACTGGGCTTCGTACATCCTTCGACAGGACAGTATATGGAATATAGCAGACCGATTCCTGCAGATATGGAAGAAGTGCTGTTTACACTGCGCAGCAGATAA
- a CDS encoding cell division protein SepF, with protein sequence MGVMNRFMSFLGLQEEEEVVEREQISRDEDEYEPAPVETRKNQRANVVSIHSQKNVKVVLYEPRSYEEAQEIADHLRSHRTVVINLQRVRNDQAMRIIDFLSGTVYALGGGISKIGGNIFMCTPDTVEIQGSITEILGDDQDYNRMR encoded by the coding sequence ATGGGCGTGATGAACCGGTTTATGAGTTTTTTGGGCTTGCAGGAGGAAGAGGAAGTTGTGGAACGGGAGCAGATCTCCCGTGATGAGGATGAATACGAGCCCGCCCCTGTAGAAACCCGCAAAAATCAGCGGGCCAACGTCGTCAGTATCCATTCACAAAAAAATGTAAAGGTTGTACTGTATGAACCCCGTTCCTACGAGGAGGCTCAGGAAATCGCTGATCACCTTCGCTCGCACCGTACGGTCGTCATTAATCTGCAGCGTGTGCGCAATGATCAGGCGATGCGGATTATTGATTTCCTCAGTGGAACTGTTTATGCCCTGGGCGGAGGAATCTCCAAGATTGGGGGCAATATATTTATGTGCACACCGGATACTGTTGAAATTCAAGGCTCCATAACAGAAATTTTAGGTGACGATCAAGATTACAACAGAATGAGGTGA
- a CDS encoding TraR/DksA C4-type zinc finger protein gives MSRLTPQQLGELHTVLLQQQQEISHRLQNNGHYGLQESLRDNTGELSTNDNHPGDAATELYHRSMDISLVERDEHELEEIDDALKAMDEGSYGSCAVCGQDIPYERLSVVPATRYCKEHNPRQFSPFTRPAEEEFLSPPFGRTSLDEREEQNGFDGEDAWQIVESYGSSNSPAMAEDNEIRSYNDMEIEADETEGFVEPWENFVATDIAGNHLTIIKGNSYRHYMDSEEGSYLLDPNRKADRE, from the coding sequence ATGAGCCGACTGACACCACAGCAGCTTGGAGAGTTGCATACCGTACTGCTTCAGCAGCAGCAGGAAATCAGCCACCGTCTGCAAAACAACGGGCATTATGGACTGCAGGAATCACTGCGCGATAACACCGGAGAGCTCTCCACTAACGACAATCATCCCGGCGATGCCGCAACAGAGCTGTATCACCGCTCCATGGACATTTCCCTTGTAGAGCGGGATGAACATGAGCTCGAGGAAATCGATGATGCCCTGAAAGCGATGGATGAGGGCAGCTACGGCAGCTGCGCCGTCTGTGGACAGGACATTCCATATGAACGCTTGTCCGTTGTCCCTGCAACCCGGTATTGCAAAGAGCATAATCCCCGCCAGTTTTCCCCGTTTACACGGCCGGCGGAAGAAGAATTCCTGTCGCCTCCCTTTGGACGGACCAGCCTCGATGAACGAGAGGAGCAAAACGGCTTCGACGGCGAAGACGCCTGGCAGATTGTTGAAAGCTATGGCAGCTCGAACTCCCCGGCCATGGCCGAAGATAATGAGATCCGCTCGTATAATGACATGGAGATCGAGGCCGATGAGACTGAAGGCTTTGTAGAGCCATGGGAAAATTTTGTCGCCACGGACATTGCCGGCAATCATCTCACCATAATCAAAGGAAACAGCTACCGTCACTATATGGATTCGGAGGAAGGCAGCTATCTCCTGGATCCGAACAGAAAAGCAGACAGGGAGTAG
- a CDS encoding YggS family pyridoxal phosphate-dependent enzyme, giving the protein MTLQERIADVEGRVARACAASGRDVGDVKVIAVTKYVSLKTLAAVLEAGLEDIAESRWQDAEHKWKELGDKGTWHFIGHLQTNKVKDVIGKFEYIHSLDRLSLAQELHKKADAAGITVKVFLQVNISGEDTKFGLPPEAVPGFLREIASLHRVKVIGLMTMAPHEGDPELTRPVFRGLRELRDELNLLALTPEPIQELSMGMSNDFEVAIQEGATQVRLGTVLVGHEEGA; this is encoded by the coding sequence TTGACACTGCAGGAAAGAATCGCCGATGTAGAGGGACGTGTAGCACGTGCCTGCGCGGCAAGCGGCCGGGATGTAGGTGACGTCAAGGTTATCGCAGTGACGAAATATGTATCGCTGAAGACGTTGGCTGCTGTGTTGGAGGCAGGTTTAGAGGACATTGCCGAGAGCCGCTGGCAGGATGCCGAGCATAAGTGGAAAGAGCTGGGAGACAAGGGTACTTGGCATTTTATCGGCCATTTGCAGACCAATAAGGTTAAGGACGTTATCGGCAAATTTGAATATATACACTCTTTGGACCGGTTATCATTGGCACAGGAACTGCACAAAAAAGCCGATGCAGCGGGAATTACCGTGAAGGTCTTCCTCCAGGTGAACATTTCAGGAGAAGATACCAAGTTTGGCTTGCCGCCTGAAGCGGTGCCGGGATTTCTAAGGGAAATCGCTTCTCTGCACCGGGTAAAAGTAATCGGACTGATGACGATGGCGCCTCATGAAGGCGATCCGGAGCTTACACGTCCCGTATTCCGGGGACTCCGTGAGCTTCGAGATGAGCTTAATCTGCTAGCTTTGACACCTGAGCCTATACAAGAGCTGTCGATGGGAATGTCGAATGATTTTGAAGTGGCGATACAGGAAGGAGCCACCCAGGTGCGCCTGGGGACGGTATTAGTAGGTCACGAGGAGGGAGCTTGA
- the pgeF gene encoding peptidoglycan editing factor PgeF has translation MEPFVQKQGMPLLLELEPWHGYREITAGFTGRQGGAGKAPFDSFNCAFHVGDNPEDVLSNREKLAESLGFSMDAWTCGEQTHGKHIAVVTEADRGRGSRTRASAFQSTDGLLTNVPGVLLTSFYADCVPLYFYDPVQRVAGLAHAGWKGTVAEIAGAMVSTMTEVYGSEPKHILAAIGPSIGECCYEVDDYVMKHVLQLEETLAHTASSGTEQDLYSKSLSDDSKSMLNLKELNQRIMIKAGILPTHIECTTWCTSCNTDLFFSYRKEQGITGRMTSWIGIKES, from the coding sequence ATGGAACCATTTGTGCAAAAACAGGGGATGCCTCTGCTGCTGGAGCTTGAGCCATGGCACGGGTACAGAGAGATTACCGCCGGCTTCACAGGAAGGCAAGGCGGTGCCGGCAAGGCGCCTTTTGATAGCTTCAACTGTGCTTTTCATGTCGGTGATAATCCGGAGGATGTGCTCAGCAACCGGGAAAAGCTCGCGGAGAGTCTGGGGTTTAGCATGGATGCCTGGACCTGCGGGGAGCAGACCCACGGAAAACATATAGCGGTAGTGACAGAGGCAGACCGCGGACGCGGCAGCCGGACAAGAGCTTCGGCTTTCCAATCGACGGATGGGCTGCTGACCAATGTGCCTGGAGTGCTGCTTACTTCTTTTTATGCGGATTGTGTACCGTTGTACTTTTATGATCCGGTGCAGCGGGTGGCAGGCTTGGCCCATGCCGGCTGGAAAGGGACAGTGGCGGAAATTGCCGGGGCCATGGTCAGTACAATGACGGAGGTTTACGGAAGTGAGCCGAAGCATATTTTAGCTGCCATAGGGCCTTCTATTGGAGAATGCTGCTACGAGGTCGATGATTATGTAATGAAACATGTTCTTCAGCTAGAAGAAACATTGGCTCATACCGCTTCCTCCGGCACAGAACAGGACTTATACAGCAAATCGCTATCTGATGACAGCAAAAGTATGCTCAACTTGAAAGAATTGAATCAACGCATTATGATTAAAGCAGGAATTTTGCCGACTCATATCGAATGTACAACGTGGTGTACAAGCTGTAACACCGATCTGTTCTTTTCTTACCGGAAGGAGCAGGGGATTACAGGGAGGATGACGAGCTGGATCGGAATAAAGGAGAGTTGA
- a CDS encoding DivIVA domain-containing protein → MPLTPLDIHNKEFSRRIRGYDEDEVNEFLDQVIKDYESVIRENKELHNQLLTIQERLDHFVNIEESLSKTILVAQEAADDVKNNSKKESQLIIKEAEKNADRIINEALSKSRKVAIETEELRKQASIYRTRFRTLVEAQLELLSQDDWNALESRETSENLL, encoded by the coding sequence ATGCCATTAACGCCGCTCGATATACATAACAAGGAGTTCTCCCGGAGAATCCGTGGTTATGATGAAGACGAGGTCAATGAATTTCTTGATCAGGTAATCAAGGATTATGAAAGCGTCATTCGTGAGAACAAAGAGCTGCATAACCAGCTTCTGACCATTCAAGAGCGTCTCGACCATTTTGTGAATATCGAGGAAAGTTTATCGAAGACTATCCTTGTCGCTCAGGAAGCGGCTGATGATGTGAAGAACAATTCCAAGAAAGAATCACAGCTGATCATTAAAGAAGCAGAAAAGAACGCAGACCGCATTATCAATGAAGCGCTGTCCAAATCGCGCAAGGTAGCGATTGAGACGGAAGAGCTGCGTAAGCAGGCCTCCATCTACCGTACCCGTTTCCGTACACTGGTGGAAGCGCAGCTGGAGCTTCTCTCCCAGGATGACTGGAACGCGCTCGAAAGCCGGGAGACCAGCGAGAACCTGCTCTGA
- the sigG gene encoding RNA polymerase sporulation sigma factor SigG, protein MTRNKVEICGVDTSKLPVLTNVEMRELFTSLQQQGERSAREKLVNGNLRLVLSVIQRFNNRGEFVDDLFQVGCIGLMKAIDNFDLSQNVKFSTYAVPMIIGEIRRYLRDNNPIRVSRSLRDIAYKALQVRDSLTNQNSREPTIFEISQALGVPKEDVVFALDAIQDPVSLFEPIYHDGGDPIYVMDQISDDKNKDVSWIEEIALREAMRKLGQREKRILSMRFFEGKTQMEVADEIGISQAQVSRLEKSAIQQMQKHVKS, encoded by the coding sequence ATGACCCGAAACAAAGTCGAGATTTGCGGTGTGGATACTTCCAAGCTGCCCGTTCTGACAAACGTGGAAATGCGGGAGCTGTTCACTTCGCTGCAGCAGCAGGGCGAGCGATCCGCCAGAGAGAAATTGGTTAACGGTAACCTTAGACTCGTTCTTAGTGTTATTCAAAGGTTCAATAATCGGGGAGAGTTCGTTGACGATCTGTTCCAGGTAGGCTGCATCGGTCTGATGAAAGCCATTGATAATTTTGATCTATCGCAAAATGTGAAGTTCTCCACCTATGCAGTGCCGATGATCATTGGTGAAATTCGCAGATACCTCAGGGATAATAATCCGATCCGGGTGTCGCGTTCGCTGCGGGATATCGCCTACAAAGCGCTTCAGGTGCGAGACAGCCTGACGAATCAGAATTCGCGGGAGCCGACGATTTTTGAAATTTCCCAGGCGCTGGGTGTACCAAAAGAGGATGTTGTTTTCGCACTGGATGCGATTCAGGACCCGGTCTCCTTGTTCGAGCCGATCTACCATGACGGCGGGGACCCGATTTACGTGATGGATCAGATCAGCGATGACAAAAACAAGGATGTCTCGTGGATTGAAGAAATTGCCCTGCGGGAAGCAATGCGTAAGCTGGGGCAGCGGGAAAAGCGGATTCTTTCCATGCGGTTCTTCGAAGGCAAGACCCAGATGGAAGTTGCGGATGAGATCGGTATTTCACAGGCCCAGGTTTCCAGGCTTGAGAAGTCGGCCATCCAGCAGATGCAGAAGCATGTGAAGTCTTAA
- a CDS encoding YggT family protein — protein sequence MNEVSSIINILFQIYYYMILIYILMSWLPNLRENFIGELLGKLVEPYLSPFRRIIPPLFGTIDISPIIAIIVLRFAVGGLHSIVALIFG from the coding sequence TTGAACGAAGTATCTTCTATTATCAACATCCTATTTCAGATTTACTATTACATGATTCTCATATACATTCTCATGTCCTGGTTGCCTAATCTTCGCGAGAACTTCATTGGTGAGCTGCTCGGCAAGCTTGTAGAGCCGTACCTGAGCCCGTTCCGGAGGATTATTCCCCCGCTTTTTGGCACGATAGACATTTCCCCAATCATTGCGATTATCGTGCTGCGCTTTGCTGTAGGCGGGCTTCATTCCATTGTGGCCCTGATATTCGGCTAA
- the ileS gene encoding isoleucine--tRNA ligase, with product MQKVDVKEKARARDVRILKKWSDENTFRRSMENRAGRPNYVFYEGPPTANGVPHIGHVLGRVIKDFIGRYQTMKGFRVVRKAGWDTHGLPVELGVQKKLGISGKQDIEEYGVEKFIKECKESVFGYEKQWREFTEAIGYWTDLDNPYVTLDNTYIESVWNILATVHEKGLMYRGHRVSPYCPSCQTTLSSHEVAQGYKTVKDLSATAKFKLEGSGDYVLAWTTTPWTLPAHMALAMNPEMEYVRAQQEDGVYILAKNLVEEVLKGDYTILSTHTGADFIGQSYTPPFSYIKAEKHNVIVGASFVTDSSGTGIVHMAPAHGEDDYKSCRENGISFVNVVDTSGKYTSVVSDFAGRFVKDVDLDIIKVLSEKGLLYNKEKYEHSYPFCWRCDTPLLYYATDSWFIQTTAIKDQLIANNNTVDWYPDHVREGRFGKFLEELVDWNISRNRYWGTPLNVWVCQDTGKEFAPHSIAELRSMAIGEVAEDIELHKPYVDNIKLRSPFSEGGVMVRTPEVIDVWFDSGSMPFAQSHYPFENNETFEDQYPADMICEGIDQTRGWFYSLLAVSTLFKGKAPYKAVIAHGHIFDENGQKMSKSKGNVIDPWEIMNEYGTDAFRWAILSDSAPWNNKRFSRGLVGETKSKVVDTLVNTHAFLTLYAGIDGYDPVDHPFKVSEHKLDRWILSRLNSLILLVDKGLAVNDFVNTSKAIENFVDELSNWYIRRSRDRFWGSGLGEEKLDAYRTLTHVLLTTATLMAPFTPMLSEDIFTNLGGGESVHLADYPKADENLIDLELERDMESARGIVELARNVRNETGIKNRQPLSELIVSLDRNLDIADYEEIIKDEINVKHIVLENSDSGFVDFTLKLNLKVAGKKYGKNVGFLQGFLKGMDSEATRKAVSEGIVAIVSPEGEELQITAEELLVEKQAKAGFAAASGYGLTVALNTEITPELEQEGWVREIIRAVQDTRKRQDLAIEKRIALSLQLDDELKAAVTAFEHVLRENVLVTTVDFDGDHSFETVDAGGRSIGIFIGA from the coding sequence ATGCAAAAGGTAGATGTCAAAGAAAAGGCGCGGGCCAGAGATGTCCGCATCTTAAAGAAATGGAGCGACGAAAATACGTTCCGCAGATCCATGGAGAACCGTGCAGGACGCCCGAACTATGTATTCTATGAAGGACCTCCGACAGCGAACGGCGTGCCGCATATCGGGCACGTGCTGGGCCGGGTTATCAAGGACTTTATCGGCCGCTACCAGACGATGAAGGGCTTCCGCGTTGTGCGCAAGGCCGGCTGGGATACCCATGGCCTGCCGGTTGAACTCGGCGTGCAGAAGAAGCTCGGCATCTCCGGCAAGCAGGATATCGAAGAGTACGGTGTAGAGAAATTCATCAAGGAATGTAAGGAAAGTGTATTCGGCTACGAGAAGCAGTGGCGCGAGTTCACGGAAGCGATCGGCTACTGGACCGATCTGGATAACCCTTATGTGACGCTGGACAATACCTACATCGAGAGTGTATGGAACATCCTGGCTACGGTGCATGAGAAAGGTCTGATGTACCGCGGGCACCGCGTCAGCCCCTACTGCCCTAGCTGTCAGACGACGCTGAGCTCCCATGAAGTGGCGCAGGGCTACAAGACTGTTAAGGATCTGAGTGCTACCGCGAAGTTCAAGCTCGAAGGCAGTGGAGATTATGTGCTTGCATGGACGACTACACCTTGGACGCTTCCGGCACATATGGCGCTGGCCATGAACCCGGAGATGGAATATGTGCGTGCCCAGCAGGAAGATGGTGTATATATCTTAGCTAAGAACCTGGTGGAGGAAGTGCTGAAAGGCGACTACACTATCCTTTCTACTCACACAGGTGCCGATTTTATCGGACAGAGCTACACGCCGCCGTTCAGCTATATCAAGGCGGAGAAGCACAATGTGATCGTTGGCGCGTCCTTTGTTACTGATTCCAGCGGTACCGGGATCGTACACATGGCTCCGGCGCATGGTGAAGATGACTACAAGAGCTGCCGTGAGAACGGCATCAGCTTCGTGAATGTAGTGGACACTTCCGGTAAATACACCAGTGTGGTTAGCGATTTTGCCGGACGGTTCGTCAAAGACGTTGATTTGGATATCATCAAGGTGCTGTCCGAAAAAGGGCTGCTTTACAACAAAGAGAAATATGAGCACAGCTATCCTTTCTGCTGGCGCTGCGATACACCGCTGCTCTATTATGCAACAGACAGCTGGTTCATCCAGACGACAGCGATCAAGGATCAGCTGATCGCTAACAATAACACTGTGGACTGGTACCCTGATCACGTGCGTGAAGGCCGCTTCGGCAAGTTCCTGGAAGAGCTGGTCGACTGGAATATCAGCCGTAACCGCTACTGGGGCACACCACTTAACGTCTGGGTCTGCCAGGACACCGGCAAGGAATTCGCACCGCACAGCATCGCTGAACTGCGTTCGATGGCGATCGGCGAAGTTGCCGAGGACATCGAGCTGCATAAGCCGTATGTGGATAACATTAAGCTGCGCAGCCCGTTCAGCGAAGGCGGAGTGATGGTGCGTACACCGGAAGTCATCGACGTCTGGTTTGATAGCGGCTCGATGCCGTTCGCCCAGAGTCACTACCCGTTCGAGAACAATGAGACCTTTGAAGACCAGTATCCGGCGGATATGATCTGCGAAGGGATCGACCAGACACGCGGCTGGTTCTACAGCCTGCTTGCGGTATCGACACTGTTCAAGGGCAAAGCGCCTTACAAAGCGGTTATCGCCCACGGCCACATCTTCGATGAGAATGGCCAAAAAATGTCCAAATCCAAAGGCAACGTAATCGACCCTTGGGAAATCATGAACGAATACGGCACTGACGCATTCCGTTGGGCGATCCTGTCTGACAGTGCGCCATGGAATAACAAACGCTTTTCACGCGGCCTGGTCGGCGAGACCAAATCTAAGGTAGTCGATACACTCGTAAATACCCATGCTTTCCTGACGCTGTACGCCGGTATTGACGGCTATGATCCTGTGGATCATCCGTTCAAGGTCTCGGAACATAAGCTGGACCGCTGGATTCTCTCCCGCCTGAACAGCCTGATTCTGCTGGTGGATAAGGGCCTTGCCGTCAATGACTTCGTCAATACGTCCAAAGCGATTGAGAACTTCGTAGATGAGCTGAGCAACTGGTACATCCGCCGTTCCCGTGACCGGTTCTGGGGCAGCGGACTCGGCGAAGAGAAGCTTGACGCTTACCGGACACTGACACATGTGCTGCTTACTACAGCTACGCTGATGGCTCCGTTTACACCGATGCTGTCTGAGGATATCTTCACGAACCTGGGCGGCGGAGAAAGTGTGCATCTGGCGGATTATCCGAAGGCGGATGAGAACCTGATCGACCTTGAGCTGGAACGCGATATGGAAAGTGCCAGAGGTATTGTGGAGCTGGCCCGTAACGTGCGCAACGAGACCGGTATCAAGAACCGTCAGCCATTGTCTGAACTGATTGTTTCCCTGGACCGCAATTTGGATATTGCAGATTATGAGGAGATCATCAAGGATGAGATCAATGTTAAGCATATTGTTCTGGAGAACAGCGACAGCGGCTTTGTGGACTTCACCCTGAAGCTGAACCTCAAGGTAGCAGGCAAGAAGTACGGCAAAAACGTCGGCTTCCTGCAGGGCTTCCTGAAAGGTATGGACAGCGAAGCTACCCGCAAAGCCGTGAGCGAGGGCATCGTTGCAATTGTCTCACCGGAAGGCGAAGAGCTGCAGATTACTGCCGAAGAGCTGCTGGTTGAGAAACAGGCTAAAGCCGGATTTGCTGCCGCCTCCGGATATGGTCTGACCGTGGCGCTGAATACCGAGATCACGCCGGAACTGGAGCAGGAGGGCTGGGTGCGCGAAATCATCCGTGCCGTGCAGGATACCCGCAAACGTCAGGATCTGGCGATTGAGAAACGGATTGCCCTCTCGCTGCAGCTGGATGACGAGCTGAAAGCAGCTGTTACTGCGTTTGAACATGTGCTGCGTGAGAATGTCCTGGTGACTACGGTTGATTTTGACGGTGATCACAGCTTTGAGACCGTGGATGCGGGCGGAAGGTCCATCGGGATCTTTATCGGAGCTTAA